In Lycorma delicatula isolate Av1 chromosome 10, ASM4794821v1, whole genome shotgun sequence, a genomic segment contains:
- the LOC142331299 gene encoding uncharacterized protein LOC142331299, translating to MASVSAVAVALLIIGVISGEMINLAAYEYGRYPVNNYYEPRAPVAPLAILADSPYSIAKTSVDVPLVIVPQQTLHMINNPHIKAVSPIKPLVTCQTQQYVMDATPAVKVVLKKPLYIETPASTIPFPPYMSILHEGLRMNIPVGMVIAPVPEYGFTGPHLIRIIYAIPTSPLPLQYPYFESYNYRQPEVPVVSFSSLRPVPQHTEMNYIPEMKKPPLITVLNFPAAVATPESLYYQPPIDSEDELGNRGPPEALPPSGIVQSTAPQANLQAFLNSKESPELQALRDEAEKNKNNSGAQSGVEAL from the exons gctGTTGCCGTAGCACTTCTAATTATTGGTGTTATTAGTGGAGAAATGATTAATTTAGCTGCTTATGAATATGGTAGATatccagtaaataattattatgaaccaAGAGCTCCAGTTGCACCATTAGCCATCCTTGCAGATTCTCCATATTCTATTGCCAAAACATCTGTTGATGTACCATTAGTTATTGTACCACAGCAAACGTTACATATGATAAATAATCCACATATTAAAGCTGTATCACCAATAAAACCTCTAGTCACATGTCAGACTCAACAATATGTtatg GATGCTACTCCAGCAGTGAAGGTCGTGTTAAAAAAACCACTATATATTGAAACACCAGCCTCAACTATTCCATTTCCACCATATATGTCTATTCTTCATGAAGGTTTACGAATGAATATTCCAGTTGGTATGGTGATTGCTCCTGTACCTGAATATGGTTTCACCGGTCCACatcttattagaattatttatgcTATACCTACTTCTCCTTTACCATTACAGTATCCATATTTTGAATCATATAATTacag acAACCAGAAGTTCCAGTTGTTTCATTCTCATCTCTACGACCTGTACCACAACATACCGAAATGAATTACATTCCAGAAATGAAAAAACCTCCTCTTATCACTGTCCTAAACTTCCCTGCTGCTGTTGCAACACCTGAATCACTTTATTACCAACCACCGATCGATTCTGAAGATGAACTGGGTAACAGAGGACCACCAGAAGCATTACCTCCTTCTGGAATCGTCCAATCAACAGCACCGCAAGCAAACCTCCAAGCATTCCTTAATTCTAAGGAATCGCCAGAATTACAAGCATTGAGAGatgaagcagaaaaaaataaaaataattcaggtgCACAATCTGGTGTTgaagctttataa